Proteins from a genomic interval of Leeia speluncae:
- a CDS encoding alpha/beta fold hydrolase, translated as MTNHLADPLIRLILLPPAMATSQDYVEKGFLTLVASLSLPIEVSCIDIGYEQVMSGTAANYLHEQIAPKENERIWLGGISLGAFNALQFAASYPTVVERLVLFAPYAGTSDVLSAITDNQGIPAEWQTDTTLTDERRWWGWLGNPLLAKPTIDLWLSEKDRFLAGQQLLEKYLPNTKAQWLPGKHEWPVWQQMWLAWVNTVLTPPFTQASHP; from the coding sequence ATGACCAACCACCTTGCCGATCCACTGATTCGACTGATCCTGTTACCGCCTGCGATGGCAACGAGTCAGGATTATGTCGAAAAAGGGTTTCTGACGCTGGTGGCTTCTTTATCGTTGCCTATTGAGGTGTCGTGCATTGATATTGGCTATGAACAAGTAATGTCTGGCACGGCAGCAAACTATTTGCACGAACAGATTGCCCCAAAGGAGAACGAGCGAATCTGGCTGGGTGGCATATCGCTAGGGGCATTCAATGCGCTGCAATTTGCGGCGAGCTACCCAACTGTAGTGGAGCGATTGGTGTTATTTGCCCCCTATGCGGGGACGTCAGATGTGCTGAGTGCCATAACAGATAACCAAGGTATCCCTGCAGAATGGCAAACCGATACCACGCTCACAGATGAGCGCCGTTGGTGGGGATGGTTGGGCAATCCCTTATTGGCAAAGCCAACAATCGATTTATGGCTAAGTGAGAAAGACCGTTTTCTTGCTGGGCAACAGTTGCTTGAAAAGTATTTACCCAACACGAAGGCCCAATGGTTGCCGGGTAAACATGAGTGGCCTGTTTGGCAGCAAATGTGGCTAGCATGGGTAAACACCGTACTCACACCTCCATTCACACAAGCGAGTCATCCATGA
- a CDS encoding MMPL family transporter, with protein sequence MVKRSTRYILLAWLLFIAAAVAVVFRTHFVADLSAFLPKSPNVKQQILVEQLKEGAIARLVLIGIEGGDATQRADASRQLQAELSKRPLFSVVQNGDPAAMQADQAYYFKNRYLLSPAVEKDHFSEAGIKASIQQLLIAMSGDSGLLIKKLLPSDPTGETLQILEQFMSSGGPRTEDDVWVSKDGQRAVLMAQLASSGLNTDEQALALDDIRAAFTKASQHTPQLKLVMTGTAVFSVYSRDTIKSEVERLATLGTVLVIVLLLLVYRSFRLLLLGVLPVASGALAGIAAVSIGFGYVHGLTLGFGTTLIGEAVDYSIYLFIQSGQEKKAYFWRTIRLGVLASIAGFAVLMVSSFPGLSQLGVYSIAGLLVAVLVTRFVLPVLMPTQLKMPALTGTATILDHVFEGLRHIRWVPIVLLVVSFTYLLMNHQRLWSRQLSSLSTISAAQSQLDAKLRGDFGNTDMRYIVSFHAPTQEAALQKAETVSGVLNQLVAANQIQGFQSPSNILPSVATQQKRLAAIPDQATLVKNLNAALVGMPVSADKLTGFVTAVTAAKQQGVITKAGLAKTASGVLLDSMLIRRANDYLVMMPLVPLANGLVTNTFQQSLDRAGLAGVSVLDVVEETSGVFGRYTEEAMTLSLVGSAAIVALFVFSKGWRTAWRISFPLLCAVVVVMAIFAWLHIQMTILHLVGLLLLVAIGSNYVLFFAEDETDRDLASRQKMEVSLVVANLATVCSFGLLGTSSVPVLSFMGSTVGIGTFLALIFAAMLVRQRYVKASE encoded by the coding sequence ATGGTGAAGCGTTCCACCCGTTATATTCTGCTGGCTTGGTTGTTGTTCATTGCGGCAGCGGTCGCGGTGGTTTTCCGTACGCACTTCGTGGCAGATCTATCGGCCTTTTTGCCGAAGTCTCCCAATGTGAAGCAGCAAATATTGGTGGAGCAATTAAAAGAAGGGGCGATTGCCCGCTTGGTGCTGATTGGGATTGAAGGGGGCGATGCCACGCAACGTGCAGATGCCTCTCGCCAGTTACAAGCAGAATTAAGCAAGCGCCCATTATTCTCGGTGGTGCAGAACGGTGATCCAGCCGCGATGCAGGCCGATCAGGCGTACTACTTTAAGAACCGATATTTACTCAGCCCTGCGGTAGAGAAAGACCATTTTTCTGAAGCAGGCATCAAAGCCTCTATTCAGCAATTACTGATTGCCATGTCTGGCGATAGCGGCTTGCTGATCAAAAAGCTATTGCCGAGTGATCCAACCGGCGAAACGTTACAAATCCTAGAACAATTTATGTCTTCTGGCGGCCCACGGACGGAAGACGATGTGTGGGTGTCTAAAGATGGCCAACGTGCGGTATTAATGGCGCAATTGGCTAGCTCGGGCCTGAATACCGATGAGCAAGCCTTGGCGCTAGACGACATCCGTGCGGCGTTTACGAAGGCTAGCCAACATACGCCACAACTGAAACTCGTGATGACGGGAACCGCGGTGTTCTCTGTGTATTCTCGAGACACCATTAAGTCTGAAGTAGAGCGATTGGCGACATTAGGCACTGTACTTGTGATTGTGCTGTTGTTGCTGGTGTACCGTTCTTTCCGATTATTACTGTTGGGTGTGTTACCCGTTGCTTCTGGCGCGTTGGCAGGCATTGCCGCAGTGAGTATTGGCTTTGGCTATGTGCATGGTTTGACGTTAGGCTTTGGTACTACCTTGATTGGTGAAGCGGTAGATTATTCGATTTACCTGTTTATCCAATCTGGACAAGAGAAAAAAGCCTACTTTTGGCGCACGATTCGCCTAGGCGTGTTGGCGTCTATCGCCGGGTTTGCTGTCTTAATGGTGTCTAGCTTCCCGGGCTTATCGCAACTAGGTGTGTACTCTATCGCCGGGTTGTTGGTAGCGGTATTGGTGACGCGCTTTGTGTTACCTGTCTTGATGCCTACCCAGTTAAAAATGCCTGCTTTAACCGGTACAGCAACGATACTTGACCATGTGTTTGAAGGTCTGCGACATATTCGCTGGGTTCCGATTGTCTTATTGGTGGTTTCATTTACGTATCTACTGATGAATCATCAGCGGCTATGGAGTAGACAGTTAAGTAGCCTAAGCACTATTTCTGCTGCGCAAAGCCAGTTAGATGCCAAATTGCGCGGGGATTTTGGCAATACCGATATGCGGTATATCGTGAGTTTCCATGCGCCTACTCAAGAAGCTGCGCTTCAAAAAGCAGAAACAGTGAGCGGGGTGCTCAACCAACTGGTAGCGGCAAATCAGATTCAAGGTTTTCAGTCGCCTTCTAATATCTTGCCAAGTGTGGCGACCCAACAAAAACGCTTAGCAGCGATCCCAGACCAAGCCACATTGGTGAAAAACTTAAACGCCGCCTTAGTTGGCATGCCGGTGAGTGCGGATAAGCTCACAGGGTTTGTTACTGCGGTCACTGCGGCGAAACAACAAGGCGTGATTACCAAGGCGGGTTTGGCCAAAACGGCTTCTGGCGTGTTGCTGGATTCGATGCTGATTCGTCGTGCGAATGACTATTTGGTGATGATGCCCTTGGTACCATTAGCAAATGGTTTGGTGACCAATACCTTCCAACAATCGTTAGACCGTGCAGGTTTAGCAGGCGTGAGTGTTCTAGATGTAGTGGAAGAAACTTCGGGTGTGTTTGGCCGTTACACCGAAGAAGCGATGACCTTATCGTTAGTCGGTAGTGCGGCAATTGTGGCCTTGTTTGTGTTTAGCAAAGGCTGGCGGACTGCTTGGCGAATTAGCTTCCCATTGCTTTGTGCCGTGGTCGTGGTGATGGCGATTTTTGCGTGGCTCCATATTCAAATGACGATTCTGCATTTGGTTGGTTTGCTGCTATTGGTGGCGATTGGATCGAATTACGTTTTATTCTTTGCCGAAGACGAAACCGATAGAGATTTGGCCTCTCGCCAAAAAATGGAAGTGTCCTTGGTGGTAGCCAACCTAGCCACCGTCTGTAGTTTTGGCTTGTTGGGTACTTCTTCTGTGCCGGTATTATCCTTTATGGGGTCTACCGTTGGGATTGGGACATTCTTGGCGTTGATCTTTGCTGCCATGTTAGTGCGCCAACGTTATGTGAAGGCGAGTGAATGA
- a CDS encoding LolA-related protein: protein MQQMRKLSVVTRACVGISLLVAAATSMAAEWGVNDLMQSLSQKKAGTATFVEKKFISTLNQPLESTGQLAFTAPDRLEKRTLSPAAESMILQGDKLMVERADGKKLNVSLSDRPEVSAFVESIRATLAGDKAGLEKYYAIVLNGKPEQWQISLTPTQSKMQKVISQIRIQGTKTQIKMITFLQADGDRSEMTITETSSK, encoded by the coding sequence ATGCAACAAATGCGTAAATTGTCTGTAGTGACGCGTGCCTGTGTAGGCATTTCTCTATTGGTGGCCGCAGCGACGAGCATGGCTGCCGAATGGGGCGTGAATGATCTGATGCAGTCCCTCAGCCAGAAAAAAGCGGGCACGGCGACCTTTGTCGAGAAGAAATTTATTAGTACCTTGAACCAGCCATTAGAGTCGACAGGCCAATTGGCGTTTACCGCGCCAGACCGTTTGGAAAAACGTACCCTCAGCCCGGCCGCCGAAAGCATGATTCTGCAAGGCGATAAACTGATGGTTGAGCGGGCGGATGGCAAAAAACTGAACGTCTCATTGTCTGATCGCCCAGAGGTATCTGCTTTTGTAGAAAGTATCCGTGCGACGTTGGCGGGTGATAAGGCTGGTTTAGAAAAATATTACGCGATAGTCCTTAATGGTAAGCCAGAACAATGGCAAATTTCGCTTACCCCGACACAAAGCAAAATGCAGAAAGTGATTTCGCAGATTCGTATTCAGGGGACGAAAACCCAAATCAAGATGATTACCTTTTTGCAGGCAGATGGTGACCGTTCTGAAATGACGATTACGGAAACGAGCAGCAAATAA
- a CDS encoding LpxL/LpxP family acyltransferase, with the protein MSEVENTSPEWMQQKERGSMFWLRIMLGLSNFLGRNGSRLILHLIAVYFFVFSAKARKHSATYLARALKRKPRLSDRYRHFLVFATTIHDRLYLLQDKYSLFDIGFSGAEAVNSQLGQQGMLLFGAHMGSFEVLRAVARKHPDVRMNMAMYSENAQQINALLKMVNPECLGDIIELGSLEAMLTVHQRLKENRLVGILADRASGPDEYVAVEFLGKTARFPTGPFRMAVMLGFPLYFMAGLYAGGNRYEVVFEEITSFAEGKPKDRAAAVEKLVKQYAETLERFCESYPYNWFNYYDFWEEHATNA; encoded by the coding sequence ATGAGTGAGGTTGAAAACACGTCTCCAGAATGGATGCAGCAAAAAGAGCGTGGCTCTATGTTTTGGCTGCGCATCATGCTGGGGTTGTCTAATTTTTTAGGGCGTAATGGCTCGCGCCTCATTTTGCATTTGATCGCGGTGTATTTTTTTGTGTTTTCTGCGAAGGCAAGAAAACACTCGGCTACTTATTTGGCTAGGGCATTAAAGCGAAAACCACGGTTAAGTGATCGTTACCGGCACTTCTTGGTGTTTGCAACGACCATTCATGATCGTTTGTATCTCTTGCAAGATAAGTATTCGCTGTTCGATATTGGATTTTCTGGCGCGGAAGCAGTGAATTCGCAACTCGGCCAACAGGGAATGCTGCTATTTGGTGCGCACATGGGTAGTTTTGAGGTGCTCAGAGCGGTGGCTAGAAAACATCCGGACGTGCGGATGAATATGGCGATGTATAGCGAAAATGCGCAGCAGATTAATGCACTACTCAAGATGGTGAACCCCGAATGCTTGGGCGATATTATTGAATTAGGGTCGCTAGAGGCGATGCTAACCGTCCATCAGCGACTTAAAGAAAACCGCCTTGTCGGGATTTTGGCCGATAGAGCATCGGGGCCAGACGAATATGTGGCAGTCGAGTTTTTAGGTAAAACGGCTAGATTTCCAACGGGGCCATTTCGCATGGCGGTGATGCTGGGTTTTCCGCTTTATTTTATGGCCGGGCTGTACGCGGGGGGGAATCGGTACGAGGTTGTATTTGAGGAAATTACTTCCTTTGCGGAAGGCAAACCAAAAGACCGAGCAGCCGCAGTGGAAAAGTTGGTCAAACAGTATGCGGAAACCTTAGAAAGGTTCTGTGAGTCTTACCCGTATAACTGGTTTAATTATTATGATTTTTGGGAAGAGCATGCAACAAATGCGTAA
- a CDS encoding 3-hydroxyacyl-ACP dehydratase FabZ family protein produces MSEVLFSDIVVPMDHAAFPGHFPGQPVLPGVVLLDFVVLAVEKQIARAVAGVSVAKFHRPVLPGDQLAIELTPDASGVKFLIRHAEGKVADGKLAWADAA; encoded by the coding sequence ATGAGTGAAGTCTTGTTTAGCGACATCGTGGTGCCGATGGATCACGCCGCGTTTCCGGGGCATTTCCCGGGGCAGCCTGTATTACCCGGTGTGGTGTTGCTGGATTTTGTCGTGCTTGCTGTAGAAAAGCAGATCGCGAGAGCGGTCGCAGGGGTATCGGTCGCTAAGTTTCACCGGCCAGTGTTACCGGGGGATCAATTAGCGATTGAGTTAACGCCAGACGCAAGTGGCGTTAAGTTTTTGATTCGCCATGCCGAAGGGAAAGTGGCAGATGGCAAATTGGCTTGGGCAGATGCCGCATAA
- a CDS encoding AMP-binding protein, which yields MTQLPLVPHPLADVPFALLADRTISRQQFLSHVMSFSDALPNHGVLMNLCGDRYSFLVSLFAATRKGLLSVLPNSLAPEHLKAIVEQYPDIVVVRTDENPLPSQASVSVDIDALSSDWVGDSPLIPFDQTIACLFTSGSTGVPTVHFKQFGRLVYSMEGSAERLWAAAGGVCSVVGTAPFRHMYGFESSALLSVFGGGVLVDEMPFFPADIAACLAKMPAPRLLVTTPYHLRNLLESGTALPEVALILSATAPLSLELAEAVEARFQVPVWEIYGSTETGQIATRRATENALWTCLPHIRVLQNDEDTWAEGLLIERPQVINDVVELVGEDKFRFIDRKGNLVSVAGKRSSLSFLNTILLRVDGVKDGVFFVPPKKEHDEIERLAAFVVLAPNANKADVLMGLRQYIDPVFLPRPFIVVDDIPRDVNGKVLAKSLQAMITTHFAGARHE from the coding sequence ATGACGCAATTACCGCTGGTTCCTCATCCGTTGGCCGATGTGCCATTTGCCTTGTTGGCAGATCGCACCATTAGTCGCCAACAGTTTCTCTCTCATGTGATGTCATTTTCTGATGCGTTGCCAAACCATGGGGTGTTGATGAACCTATGCGGGGATCGCTACTCCTTTTTGGTGTCGTTGTTTGCCGCAACGCGTAAAGGGTTGTTGTCTGTCTTGCCAAATTCGTTGGCGCCAGAGCATTTAAAAGCGATTGTTGAGCAATATCCCGATATTGTGGTGGTTCGTACCGATGAGAACCCGTTGCCTTCACAAGCTTCTGTGTCGGTAGATATAGATGCCTTGTCTTCGGATTGGGTGGGTGATTCACCGCTAATCCCATTTGATCAGACCATTGCTTGCTTGTTTACCTCTGGTTCTACAGGCGTGCCGACGGTCCACTTCAAACAGTTTGGTCGGTTAGTGTATAGCATGGAAGGCAGTGCAGAACGCTTATGGGCGGCAGCCGGTGGTGTGTGTTCGGTTGTCGGGACTGCGCCATTTCGCCATATGTATGGGTTTGAGTCCAGCGCGTTATTGTCGGTCTTTGGTGGCGGTGTGTTGGTGGATGAAATGCCGTTTTTCCCGGCGGATATTGCGGCGTGCTTAGCCAAGATGCCTGCGCCGCGATTACTGGTGACTACGCCATACCACTTACGCAATTTACTAGAGTCTGGCACCGCGTTACCGGAAGTGGCGTTAATTTTGTCTGCGACTGCACCACTTAGTCTGGAGTTGGCAGAAGCCGTGGAGGCGCGTTTTCAGGTACCGGTGTGGGAAATTTATGGCTCGACCGAAACCGGACAAATTGCAACGCGCCGGGCAACCGAAAATGCGTTGTGGACGTGTTTACCGCATATTCGTGTCTTACAGAATGATGAAGATACTTGGGCAGAGGGTCTGCTGATTGAACGCCCGCAAGTCATTAACGATGTGGTGGAGTTGGTGGGCGAAGATAAATTCCGCTTTATTGATCGTAAAGGTAATTTGGTGAGTGTGGCAGGAAAACGCAGCTCATTAAGTTTCCTCAATACCATTTTGCTGCGAGTAGATGGGGTAAAAGATGGCGTTTTCTTTGTGCCCCCCAAAAAAGAACACGATGAAATCGAGCGACTAGCGGCTTTTGTGGTACTTGCGCCCAATGCAAATAAAGCTGACGTCTTGATGGGGTTGCGCCAATATATCGACCCTGTGTTTTTACCAAGACCTTTTATTGTGGTGGATGATATTCCTAGAGATGTAAATGGCAAGGTGTTGGCAAAGTCGTTGCAAGCGATGATCACTACCCATTTTGCAGGAGCGCGTCATGAGTGA
- a CDS encoding phosphopantetheine-binding protein, whose product MSHDQALELEIAGQIVSALNLEMTPEEIDPEAPIYGDGLGVDSIDILEIALVLSKKYGVQIKADSADNTKIFASLRALTAFVAENRTK is encoded by the coding sequence GTGTCTCATGATCAAGCATTAGAGCTAGAAATTGCCGGACAAATTGTGTCCGCACTCAATCTGGAAATGACACCAGAAGAAATCGATCCAGAAGCGCCTATTTATGGTGATGGCTTGGGAGTCGATTCTATCGATATTTTAGAAATTGCCTTGGTACTGTCTAAAAAATACGGCGTACAAATTAAAGCTGATAGCGCAGACAACACCAAAATTTTTGCGTCTCTGCGTGCGTTGACTGCATTTGTGGCGGAAAACCGTACTAAATGA
- a CDS encoding phosphatase PAP2 family protein: MTLFFVGYLYLLHHPSGNITRIPTTIVDQIVPFSMYGLPVYLSLWLYVSLPNFLIHTFAELADYGWRVATPCVLGLAIFYFYPTMITPNPADWHGIESIEFLKKVDAAGNACPSLHVAMALYSCLWMHWRLARIRAAKWVNVINWAWCIGIIWSTMAIRQHFFIDVLAGILLALTTAYLTRLKSHAMRLT; this comes from the coding sequence ATGACATTATTCTTTGTCGGCTACTTATATTTGCTACACCACCCGAGCGGCAACATCACCCGCATTCCCACCACCATTGTGGATCAGATAGTTCCGTTTAGCATGTATGGTCTACCTGTCTATCTTTCCCTATGGCTGTACGTCTCTTTACCCAATTTTTTGATTCATACGTTCGCAGAGTTAGCAGATTATGGTTGGCGCGTGGCAACCCCTTGCGTGCTTGGACTCGCCATTTTCTATTTCTATCCCACCATGATCACCCCTAACCCCGCCGATTGGCACGGAATAGAAAGTATCGAGTTTCTAAAAAAAGTAGATGCAGCCGGTAATGCCTGCCCCTCTTTACACGTCGCCATGGCGCTCTATTCTTGCCTTTGGATGCACTGGCGCCTAGCTAGAATCCGCGCTGCTAAATGGGTAAATGTGATCAATTGGGCGTGGTGCATCGGGATTATTTGGTCCACCATGGCCATACGCCAACATTTTTTTATTGATGTGCTAGCAGGGATTTTACTCGCTTTAACAACAGCTTACCTCACCAGGCTAAAATCTCATGCCATGCGTTTGACATGA
- a CDS encoding chorismate transformation enzyme, FkbO/Hyg5 family, giving the protein MPLLFTHSAKDIANRHLLGAASTQDVSPSATQSTPFQTLHMPVLGQSAQEAGEFWLVEKACQAAQFGDIRYQWNEDFLFGVVELDEHSIHATDTHPLQVLAEKAYLQIFELLDQTGFPHIWRVWNYMPAINQQENGVERYRWFNIGRHEAFNKTQREVSFSPAACALGSHNGPLSIAFLAAKTPTKRIENPRQVSAFNYPSEYGPKSPTFTRAALAALNGKHILFISGTASIVNHHTVHIGDIVGQTQETFTNIHTLVNEANTLIRHPAFAMNQLYYKVYIRHPQHFALVKEIVEKTVGNAAVQYVQADICRQDLLVEIEAHGINRSQIN; this is encoded by the coding sequence ATGCCGTTGTTGTTTACACATTCAGCCAAAGACATTGCTAACCGCCATCTATTAGGGGCGGCTAGTACTCAAGACGTCTCACCATCCGCCACACAAAGTACCCCGTTTCAGACCTTACACATGCCTGTATTAGGTCAATCGGCGCAAGAAGCTGGCGAGTTTTGGTTAGTAGAGAAAGCCTGCCAAGCAGCACAATTTGGTGATATTCGCTACCAATGGAATGAAGATTTCCTATTTGGCGTGGTCGAACTAGATGAACACAGCATCCACGCAACAGACACGCATCCCCTGCAAGTATTGGCAGAAAAAGCCTATTTACAGATTTTCGAGTTACTAGACCAAACCGGCTTTCCGCATATTTGGCGGGTGTGGAATTACATGCCAGCCATCAACCAGCAGGAAAATGGCGTAGAGCGCTATCGCTGGTTTAATATTGGCCGTCATGAAGCATTTAATAAGACACAGCGGGAAGTCTCTTTTAGCCCGGCAGCCTGTGCATTAGGCTCGCACAATGGCCCGCTGAGTATTGCGTTTTTGGCAGCCAAAACCCCGACAAAACGCATTGAAAACCCGCGCCAAGTAAGTGCCTTTAATTACCCGAGTGAATACGGTCCCAAAAGCCCTACCTTCACCCGAGCAGCCCTTGCAGCCCTAAATGGCAAACATATTTTATTCATTTCTGGTACGGCGAGTATTGTGAATCACCACACCGTCCATATTGGCGATATTGTCGGGCAAACCCAAGAAACGTTTACCAATATTCACACGCTGGTGAATGAAGCAAATACGCTCATTCGGCATCCTGCTTTTGCAATGAACCAACTGTATTACAAAGTCTATATTCGTCATCCACAGCATTTTGCATTGGTGAAAGAGATTGTAGAAAAAACGGTTGGTAATGCCGCCGTACAATACGTACAAGCAGATATTTGTCGTCAGGATTTATTGGTAGAAATTGAAGCGCACGGCATTAATCGCAGCCAAATCAATTAA
- a CDS encoding HD-GYP domain-containing protein — protein MNTLPQQFITNLQKKRASLTERLSQLHDIISIRYPFVHRLAMALYDPETDLLKTFISSNSDGERLVGYEAKLGDVPSLKSLADERKSRVVNDINGLFNSEKEHTTWLKAHHYQSSYTQPLFQGEHLSGFMFFDSRSANVFTAETTSFLDVFAELTSELYLLELRAMRSLIGTVQVASGLAKIRDLETGNHLQRIANYARLIAKKIANHFELDDEFIEYLHLFAPLHDIGKVGMPDDILLKPGRLLDDEWVIMRQHVELGEKLIAQLIDELGLEEGIATSMMRNVVAYHHERCDGSGYPRGLTDHQIPIEAKIIAVADVYDSLAHRRPYKQPWTEVAILAELKEEAASGKLDPVCVDAILNSPTEFSHIRHNFPD, from the coding sequence TTGAACACGCTTCCGCAGCAATTTATTACCAATCTTCAAAAGAAACGGGCATCGTTAACCGAACGCCTAAGCCAGCTGCACGACATCATTTCTATTCGCTACCCATTTGTGCATCGTTTAGCCATGGCGCTATATGATCCTGAAACCGATTTGCTAAAAACCTTTATTAGCAGTAATTCAGATGGCGAGCGCTTAGTCGGATACGAAGCAAAACTAGGCGATGTACCCAGCCTAAAAAGCCTTGCGGACGAGCGCAAAAGCCGTGTCGTCAATGACATCAATGGCTTATTTAATTCAGAAAAAGAACATACCACCTGGCTAAAAGCGCACCATTACCAAAGTAGCTACACCCAACCCCTATTCCAAGGCGAGCATTTATCTGGCTTCATGTTTTTTGATTCGCGCTCTGCAAATGTATTTACCGCAGAAACGACCTCTTTTTTAGATGTTTTTGCCGAACTCACGTCTGAACTATATTTGCTGGAATTACGTGCCATGCGGAGTCTAATTGGCACGGTACAAGTTGCGAGTGGCCTCGCCAAGATTCGAGATTTAGAAACCGGCAATCACTTACAACGCATTGCCAATTACGCACGGCTAATTGCTAAAAAAATCGCCAATCACTTCGAATTGGATGATGAGTTTATCGAATACCTACATCTCTTTGCTCCACTGCACGATATTGGCAAAGTCGGCATGCCCGACGATATATTGTTGAAACCGGGGCGATTATTAGACGATGAATGGGTCATCATGCGTCAGCATGTCGAGTTAGGCGAAAAACTGATTGCCCAATTAATTGATGAGCTTGGCTTAGAAGAAGGCATCGCCACAAGTATGATGCGCAATGTGGTGGCATATCACCATGAACGCTGTGATGGTTCTGGCTATCCTAGGGGCTTAACAGACCATCAAATCCCCATCGAAGCCAAAATTATTGCCGTCGCGGATGTGTATGATTCCCTCGCTCATCGCCGCCCCTACAAGCAACCATGGACGGAAGTCGCCATTTTGGCCGAGCTAAAAGAGGAAGCAGCCTCCGGCAAACTAGACCCAGTTTGTGTAGATGCTATTCTAAATAGCCCTACCGAGTTCTCTCACATCCGCCACAACTTCCCTGATTAG